One segment of Panulirus ornatus isolate Po-2019 chromosome 35, ASM3632096v1, whole genome shotgun sequence DNA contains the following:
- the LOC139760119 gene encoding uncharacterized protein isoform X2 yields MSALARRLATCVPQEVATSSSRRASCGALEIPVSSLLRPEAILSPSHIDDTTSPLHHAASPLPQNTTSPLHLTASSRPENVASPLSLVALSLPHNATSPLQVAASPLLQNATSPLQFAATPKITTHVPATGKPILRPGRRASVGPSASLLDQPTPEYLGHKRASLDPSWISPASSPKDESIRWRVWNSGIAVSPIQGFLRPASALTPAEPIPTSPQDPGPTQTPTSAALVRRRHTLHKHEIMASAPRVLRRQSCGTIIVFPSADYLNSPKAPDSSWSPSSVAVRPFLSTYLETTAANNTRLDFDREKHKCGEDGEDSKGKGTLGRERSGDGACLQVPKIAMNVAETISPKGMTLLGSPSLVVKNDYQHHTLPSSFTDGGTEGTTGTLRVMQEANRGGPVASTSRRASWHVFSPAGRTDSGFPHAGVITGAFGTQHCRHSPVVPCVGYSAKWRSAGVSPRVGSVIGRGGFGTVKVGRHRGVKVAVKVLRGGRAASSSRREAYALSLRPHAHLVTIHALVTPAPTPGYARISWADNTASLKSHGEQEETLSLPAVASMFGLPLEDATDPLRDKDDPGGCRRRPGWTWVVSELCTPHTLLTLINDPSLNLSASVKVRYTCHLARGLSYLHSQGLAHLDVKPANALLTSLGHLKLTDFGCCTRLGQADDPVLGTVGYQAPEVLRGEVGGTYSDMFSLGVTIWHLLTRTSPYQGLHPHVIIYQVARLRHRPTDHQQREDCAPSTTLEALLLRLAERCWAENPQDRPSAKAVCSILKPVYHYCVP; encoded by the exons ATGAGTGCGTTGGCGAGGCGGCTGGCGACTTGCGTGCCCCAGGAGGTGGCTACATCCTCTTCCAGGAGAGCTTCCTGTGGTGCTTTGGAGATCCCAGTCTCCTCCCTTTTACGTCCTGAAGCCATCCTCTCCCCATCTCACATTGATGACACCACCAGTCCCCTGCATCATGCCGCCTCTCCCCTGCCACAGAACACCACCAGTCCCCTGCATCTTACAGCTTCGTCCCGGCCAGAAAACGTCGCCAGCCCCCTAAGTCTTGTTGCCTTATCCCTGCCGCACAATGCCACCAGTCCCTTGCAAGTTGctgcctcacccctgctgcagaacGCCACTAGTCCCCTGCAGTTTGCTGCCACACCTAAGATCACGACACATGTGCCAGCAACAGGCAAACCCATCCTCAGACCAGGTCGTCGGGCATCTGTTGGTCCTTCCGCCTCACTGCTAGACCAACCGACACCTGAGTACCTTGGTCACAAAAGGGCGTCCCTCGACCCATCTTGGATCTCTCCAGCTTCGTCACCTAAGGATGAATCTATAAG GTGGCGGGTATGGAATTCCGGGATAGCAGTCAGTCCCATCCAGGGATTCCTGAGACCGGCTTCTGCACTCACCCCGGCGGAGCCGATTCCTACATCACCCCAAGACCCGGGACCCACCCAAACCCCTACGTCCGCAGCCCTCGTTCGGCGGCGGCACACGCTGCACAAGCACGAGATCATGGCCTCTGCCCCTCGAGTCTTGCGGCGACAGTCCTGTGGCACAATCATCGTCTTCCCTTCAGCGGATTATCTCAACTCTCCCAAG GCACCAGACAGTTCCTGGAGTCCTTCCAGCGTCGCCGTGCGTCCTTTCCTCTCGACCTACCTGGAAACCACCGCCGCCAACAACACGCGCTTGGACTTCGACCGCGAGAAGCACAAGTGCGGGGAAGACGGAGAGGATTCGAAAGGGAAGGGAACCCTGGGCAGAGAGAGGAGTGGGGATGGTGCGTGCTTGCAGGTGCCCAAGATAGCAATGAATGTGGCTGAGACCA TTTCCCCCAAGGGTATGACCTTGTTAGGGTCCCCTTCCTTGGTGGTGAAGAATGattaccagcaccacacactcccgaGTTCATTCACTGACGGAGGCACTGAAGGTACCACAGGTACCTTGCGTGTGATGCAAGAGGCCAACAGAGGTGGCCCAGTGGCCAGCACCTCACGGAGAGCGTCGTGGCACGTCTTCTCCCCAGCAGGAAGGACGGATAGCGGCTTCCCTCACGCTGGGGTCATCACGGGAGCCTTTGGCACACAACACTGCAG GCACTCCCCCGTCGTCCCCTGTGTGGGCTACAGTGCCAAGTGGCGGTCGGCGGGCGTCTCCCCGAGAGTAGGCAGTGTCATAGGACGAGGCGGCTTTGGCACCGTGAAAGTCGGGCGCCACAGAG GAGTGAAGGTTGCGGTGAAGGTCCTACGTGGTGGGCGGGCGGCATCATCCTCTAGGAGGGAGGCGTACGCCCTCTCCCTCCGCCCTCACGCCCACCTCGTCACCATACACGCCCTCGTCACCCCCGCACCCACACCTGGATACGCCCGCATTTCTTGGGCCGACAACACCGCCAGTCTTAAAAGCCACGGAGAGCAG gaggagacccTGTCCCTCCCGGCTGTGGCGTCCATGTTTGGATTACCCCTGGAGGATGCTACGGACCCTCTCAGAGATAAGGACGACCCCGGAGGGTGTAGGCGGAGGCCAGGGTGGACGTGGGTGGTGAGCGAACTCTGCACgccccacactctcctcacactcaTCAATGATCCCTCACTGAACCTCAGTGCCTCGGTAAAAGTCAG GTACACGTGCCACCTGGCTAGAGGACTGTCGTACCTGCACTCACAGGGCCTGGCCCACTTGGACGTGAAGCCAGCCAACGCCCTCCTCACTTCCCTCGGTCACCTGAAGCTCACGGACTTCGGATGCTGCACCCGACTGGGCCAAGCGGACGACCCG GTGCTGGGGACAGTGGGGTACCAGGCACCTGAGGTATtacgaggggaggtgggaggcacCTACAGTGACATGTTCTCCCTAGGGGTCACCATCTGGCATCTACTGACCCGCACCTCCCCCTACCAGGGCCTCCACCCCCACGTCATCATCTACCAG GTGGCTCGCCTGAGGCACCGGCCAACGGACCATCAGCAGCGGGAGGACTGCGCTCCCAGCACCACCCTAGAGGCCCTTCTGTTGCGTCTGGCAGAGCGCTGCTGGGCCGAGAATCCCCAAGACAGACCTTCAGCCAAGGCCGTCTGCAGCATTCTAAAGCCAGTCTACCACTACTGTGTCCCCTGA
- the LOC139760119 gene encoding uncharacterized protein isoform X1, translating to MSALARRLATCVPQEVATSSSRRASCGALEIPVSSLLRPEAILSPSHIDDTTSPLHHAASPLPQNTTSPLHLTASSRPENVASPLSLVALSLPHNATSPLQVAASPLLQNATSPLQFAATPKITTHVPATGKPILRPGRRASVGPSASLLDQPTPEYLGHKRASLDPSWISPASSPKDESIRWRVWNSGIAVSPIQGFLRPASALTPAEPIPTSPQDPGPTQTPTSAALVRRRHTLHKHEIMASAPRVLRRQSCGTIIVFPSADYLNSPKQAPDSSWSPSSVAVRPFLSTYLETTAANNTRLDFDREKHKCGEDGEDSKGKGTLGRERSGDGACLQVPKIAMNVAETISPKGMTLLGSPSLVVKNDYQHHTLPSSFTDGGTEGTTGTLRVMQEANRGGPVASTSRRASWHVFSPAGRTDSGFPHAGVITGAFGTQHCRHSPVVPCVGYSAKWRSAGVSPRVGSVIGRGGFGTVKVGRHRGVKVAVKVLRGGRAASSSRREAYALSLRPHAHLVTIHALVTPAPTPGYARISWADNTASLKSHGEQEETLSLPAVASMFGLPLEDATDPLRDKDDPGGCRRRPGWTWVVSELCTPHTLLTLINDPSLNLSASVKVRYTCHLARGLSYLHSQGLAHLDVKPANALLTSLGHLKLTDFGCCTRLGQADDPVLGTVGYQAPEVLRGEVGGTYSDMFSLGVTIWHLLTRTSPYQGLHPHVIIYQVARLRHRPTDHQQREDCAPSTTLEALLLRLAERCWAENPQDRPSAKAVCSILKPVYHYCVP from the exons ATGAGTGCGTTGGCGAGGCGGCTGGCGACTTGCGTGCCCCAGGAGGTGGCTACATCCTCTTCCAGGAGAGCTTCCTGTGGTGCTTTGGAGATCCCAGTCTCCTCCCTTTTACGTCCTGAAGCCATCCTCTCCCCATCTCACATTGATGACACCACCAGTCCCCTGCATCATGCCGCCTCTCCCCTGCCACAGAACACCACCAGTCCCCTGCATCTTACAGCTTCGTCCCGGCCAGAAAACGTCGCCAGCCCCCTAAGTCTTGTTGCCTTATCCCTGCCGCACAATGCCACCAGTCCCTTGCAAGTTGctgcctcacccctgctgcagaacGCCACTAGTCCCCTGCAGTTTGCTGCCACACCTAAGATCACGACACATGTGCCAGCAACAGGCAAACCCATCCTCAGACCAGGTCGTCGGGCATCTGTTGGTCCTTCCGCCTCACTGCTAGACCAACCGACACCTGAGTACCTTGGTCACAAAAGGGCGTCCCTCGACCCATCTTGGATCTCTCCAGCTTCGTCACCTAAGGATGAATCTATAAG GTGGCGGGTATGGAATTCCGGGATAGCAGTCAGTCCCATCCAGGGATTCCTGAGACCGGCTTCTGCACTCACCCCGGCGGAGCCGATTCCTACATCACCCCAAGACCCGGGACCCACCCAAACCCCTACGTCCGCAGCCCTCGTTCGGCGGCGGCACACGCTGCACAAGCACGAGATCATGGCCTCTGCCCCTCGAGTCTTGCGGCGACAGTCCTGTGGCACAATCATCGTCTTCCCTTCAGCGGATTATCTCAACTCTCCCAAG CAGGCACCAGACAGTTCCTGGAGTCCTTCCAGCGTCGCCGTGCGTCCTTTCCTCTCGACCTACCTGGAAACCACCGCCGCCAACAACACGCGCTTGGACTTCGACCGCGAGAAGCACAAGTGCGGGGAAGACGGAGAGGATTCGAAAGGGAAGGGAACCCTGGGCAGAGAGAGGAGTGGGGATGGTGCGTGCTTGCAGGTGCCCAAGATAGCAATGAATGTGGCTGAGACCA TTTCCCCCAAGGGTATGACCTTGTTAGGGTCCCCTTCCTTGGTGGTGAAGAATGattaccagcaccacacactcccgaGTTCATTCACTGACGGAGGCACTGAAGGTACCACAGGTACCTTGCGTGTGATGCAAGAGGCCAACAGAGGTGGCCCAGTGGCCAGCACCTCACGGAGAGCGTCGTGGCACGTCTTCTCCCCAGCAGGAAGGACGGATAGCGGCTTCCCTCACGCTGGGGTCATCACGGGAGCCTTTGGCACACAACACTGCAG GCACTCCCCCGTCGTCCCCTGTGTGGGCTACAGTGCCAAGTGGCGGTCGGCGGGCGTCTCCCCGAGAGTAGGCAGTGTCATAGGACGAGGCGGCTTTGGCACCGTGAAAGTCGGGCGCCACAGAG GAGTGAAGGTTGCGGTGAAGGTCCTACGTGGTGGGCGGGCGGCATCATCCTCTAGGAGGGAGGCGTACGCCCTCTCCCTCCGCCCTCACGCCCACCTCGTCACCATACACGCCCTCGTCACCCCCGCACCCACACCTGGATACGCCCGCATTTCTTGGGCCGACAACACCGCCAGTCTTAAAAGCCACGGAGAGCAG gaggagacccTGTCCCTCCCGGCTGTGGCGTCCATGTTTGGATTACCCCTGGAGGATGCTACGGACCCTCTCAGAGATAAGGACGACCCCGGAGGGTGTAGGCGGAGGCCAGGGTGGACGTGGGTGGTGAGCGAACTCTGCACgccccacactctcctcacactcaTCAATGATCCCTCACTGAACCTCAGTGCCTCGGTAAAAGTCAG GTACACGTGCCACCTGGCTAGAGGACTGTCGTACCTGCACTCACAGGGCCTGGCCCACTTGGACGTGAAGCCAGCCAACGCCCTCCTCACTTCCCTCGGTCACCTGAAGCTCACGGACTTCGGATGCTGCACCCGACTGGGCCAAGCGGACGACCCG GTGCTGGGGACAGTGGGGTACCAGGCACCTGAGGTATtacgaggggaggtgggaggcacCTACAGTGACATGTTCTCCCTAGGGGTCACCATCTGGCATCTACTGACCCGCACCTCCCCCTACCAGGGCCTCCACCCCCACGTCATCATCTACCAG GTGGCTCGCCTGAGGCACCGGCCAACGGACCATCAGCAGCGGGAGGACTGCGCTCCCAGCACCACCCTAGAGGCCCTTCTGTTGCGTCTGGCAGAGCGCTGCTGGGCCGAGAATCCCCAAGACAGACCTTCAGCCAAGGCCGTCTGCAGCATTCTAAAGCCAGTCTACCACTACTGTGTCCCCTGA